A DNA window from Ostrea edulis chromosome 5, xbOstEdul1.1, whole genome shotgun sequence contains the following coding sequences:
- the LOC125650711 gene encoding ryncolin-1-like: GILIITVGQSRDCEEILKRNSHIRGRDGVYTVCPDKKNPTNVYCDMTTDGGGWTVIQRRFNGHTNFQRNWNDCKRGFGDVDKEYWLGNDQIHALTSGRNQELRIDMGKFTGSMVYARYSHFSVGSESSKYKLSISGYSGNAGDMMIKAHNLNGMYFSTKDRDNDLAGGNCPVYHAGVWWYNHCTWSNLNGVYQSSKNGNRKTLFWGKGHESMKSTKMMIRTKK; the protein is encoded by the exons ggTATCTTAATCATTACAGTCGGACAATCACGTGACTGTGAAGAAATTCTAAAGAGGAATTCCCACATCAGAGGAAGAGACGGGGTGTACACAGTCTGCCCAGACAAGAAAAATCCAACGAACGTCTACTGTGACATGACCACAGACGGAGGAGGGTGGACG GTAATACAGAGGAGATTTAACGGACACACAAATTTTCAACGGAACTGGAATGATTGCAAGAGAGGATTCGGGGATGTAGACAAGGAATACTGGTTAG GAAATGACCAAATCCATGCCTTGACCAGCGGAAGAAACCAGGAACTGCGTATTGACATGGGTAAATTCACTGGATCCATGGTGTATGCTCGGTACTCACATTTCTCTGTTGGGAGTGAATCTTCTAAATATAAGTTGTCCATCAGCGGCTACAGCGGAAACGCAG GAGATATGATGATAAAAGCTCATAACCTGAATGGTATGTACTTCTCAACAAAGGATAGAGACAATGACCTGGCTGGAGGGAATTGTCCAGTCTACCACGCTGGTGTGTGGTGGTACAATCACTGTACGTGGTCAAATCTCAATGGCGTGTACCAATCGTCAAAGAACGGAAACAGGAAAACTCTTTTCTGGGGAAAGGGTCATGAGAGCATGAAGTCTACTAAAATGATGATAAGAACCAAGAAATGA